The Mytilus edulis chromosome 12, xbMytEdul2.2, whole genome shotgun sequence genome contains a region encoding:
- the LOC139498009 gene encoding ankyrin repeat domain-containing protein 17-like: MLLDKELCDFSSEMYLDLIMTFNNAIEFEETNKFSEEEDLRTLDVDQLTNRLEKSLSVSIDKVEKMLDRHLEASDIVRLCHIGIEIANAKCGSNKSLSLAESDDSSPNETQSDENTAKTPIQSSIPIDLERRIREMKHSSHTGPPAEIDDNTKRWLVVGICLHRVLAAALRKYVEPVITNLYNSLKLSDQIDKQTYTGHLKVYGAVNFYLNYKPINNNKMPPGNRAPNYDYKVQNAVDLSKLFLETSMAHYKGFDESCDSSALLGIIVNTDKFPANVQIAAKDVRLEIRNRWAHCNFTEWNSDMYNWSLQNIEDFIYLLQLNKPEESQAIRDLNKWKTNGINYLGDTTLGLELVNDIRREITSIMEVEMIICKSADREFSTVYTKLTEIGNRLNKHDKRISSLENKVALQDTTLLKCKSLYDADIPEIERWKQKSKDFIKTDIFTDILGIIKDNHGVLLTGVSGMGKTLTAQNIALQLCQLEGYSIVPCNTVKDIKTRYRDNVRQVFFVDDICGKYTANIKYIENWMRIKEFVDFILCKGLTKILATCRTEIVEQENVKETLTSFLELFDLTRNYSAEDKMKLARKYLKVDDEMFTDIIKKVEFSPLMCFLYSKHDGFDVDEFLNSPYKTFSDEWDTLKTFDKEKLCVLLLSVIYNGTIKETMFDVLNDFDKEEKRKLKDIFECCNLGRDTPRSAIKDKLNACVGTYFTKVDREYKVIHDKMFDFLCDYFGKALIAPILKYADDKLICDRVQLESIKQTHGEFTIIVHSTDEQKYLDRLKMDLKNRKLHWCLNNAQMKYKEYRIMFRDIIKDLDIDLIRNLINIKDDNGINCFIISCLRGYDELVEFFITVGADVDGQIGFFTPLTAACQAGYLKTVEILLKGRSNIDGANTEGETPLYTACVGGYYSLVNFLIEKEADINKQNKYRRTPLYATCLMGHVAIVSLLVNKGKNVFHNKDSLIAAFLGVNDTIVEKLISNDCCVNTVDMNGKTALFIACEEGYTEIVKLLIENNADIYKVDSEGKTPLHAACCVGNNDIVSMLMSKDLDLNMFDLDLETPLHKACRKGSIDVISNLLAFGADINKTNRDVHTPAHIAKTEGSIVDVRILKALEEKEIEQTEEQNLTPKNKNKVTSDLIQYGWTPLYEACINGDIDTVKLLIRNRADVNMKTDSDEMPLVAACQQGHGFLIQMLIDEGADVDDALCCAAHKGYDRTIKILLHKGGNIGYKGVNGKSLLSLACEQGSTKAVKFLLEKGADFREIDVKGKTLIHVACNTGSVDLVQILLDKGLDLIICDKNGRYPLAVSVKKGFYDLSKFLIKQRCPIATSEEDIETAMMSVFESGNKELSKLLVANGYTANLSHFNETVLYHACKLERLEAIIEILRRKEPTLSVKYKYGYTPMILADIGGNDDLSENLQNSICGIRNSNNSIGLEYASYKEDQKRFNCIRQNHVYTNVTNGSLSVQEYEYLFRACMYGEMKLDKFERLLKGKRLDFFIKPIAPHVPILFEQTPLCLAIRRGHTKVVKCLIKHCVDVNLTFEEWSTKYDRCLSTTILYGYTPLFAACQRKHYEIADILLESGANLNKALHDASLEGYLDTVKFLLQKGADVNSIGRFGQTALYAACIGGNYTIVKFLIDQGAFIDTKVRRASILDEPTCIHAAYLSDNHDIVQLLINRGAYVNAVGNFGRTLLHKACSDGNYKTVEILIGKGVDLNASDMHGATPLIMCVLQNIEDNHGEHYLFNYYLLEENDLNQPLEDYFYQLHEECVHGSIYKLLTDNHYKVIQLLIENGADINKADKKDRTPLSLAKMIGDVKLTDILLQKVPLSIKKDNSHGRNQES, from the exons ATGCTGTTGGATAAAGAACTTTGTGATTTTAGTTCGGAAATGTATTTGGACTTAATAATGACATTCAACAATGCTATTGAATTTGAAGAAACCAATAAATTTTCAGAAGAAGAAGATTTGAGAACTTTGGATGTTGACCAGCTGACGAATCGGCTAGAAAAAAGCTTGTCAGTGTCAATTGATAAAGTAGAAAAAATGCTAGACAGACATCTTGAGGCCAGTGACATAGTTCGGTTGTGTCACATTGGAATAGAGATAGCAAATGCAAAATGTGGAAGTAATAAGAGTTTAAGTTTAGCTGAAAGTGATGACAGCTCACCCAATGAAACGCAATCAGATGAAAACACA GCCAAAACCCCGATACAGAGTTCAATCCCGATTGATTTAGAGAGAAGAATAAGAGAAATGAAACATTCGTCACATACAG GTCCACCAGCAGAAATAGATGACAACACGAAAAGATGGCTTGTGGTTGGCATTTGCTTGCATCGTGTTTTAGCGGCAGCTTTACGAAAATATGTGGAGCCTGTCATCACCAACCTATACAACTCGCTTAAGCTCTCTGATCAGATTGACAAACAAACTTACACAGGACATCTTAAAGTATATGGAGCAGTCAATTTCTACCTCAATTACAAGCCAATCAACAATAACAAGATGCCTCCAGGTAATCGAGCACCCAATTATGATTACAAGGTACAGAATGCTGTTGACTTGTCGAAGTTATTTCTGGAGACCAGTATGGCACATTATAAAGGGTTCGACGAGTCATGTGATTCATCAGCTTTGCTTGGGATAATTGTTAATACAGACAAGTTTCCAGCTAATGTTCAGATTGCTGCAAAAGAT GTCAGACTAGAAATAAGAAATCGCTGGGCTCACTGTAATTTTACAGAGTGGAACTCCGACATGTACAACTGGTCACTACAAAATATTGAAGATTTCATTTATCTTCTTCAATTGAATAAACCAGAGGAAAGTCAGGCCATTAGGGACTTAAACAAATGGAAAACTAATG GCATTAATTACTTGGGAGATACTACTCTTGGACTTGAGTTGGTGAATGATATCCGCCGGGAGATAACATCAATTATGGAGGTTGAGATGATTATTTGCAAGTCAGCGGACAGAGAGTTTTCAACAGTTTATACTAAGCTTACAGAAATTGGAAACAGATTaaataaacatgacaaaagaATCTCTTCTCTTGAAAAT aAAGTAGCTTTACAAGATACGACTTTATTAAAATGCAAATCCTTATATG ATGCTGATATTCCTGAAATTGAACGGTGGAAGCAGAAAAGTAAAGATTTTATCAAAACAGATATATTCACAGATATATTAGGAATCATAAAAGACAACCATGGCGTACTTTTGACAGGAGTATCTGGAATGGGAAAGACCCTGACAGCACAGAATATAGCATTGCAGTTATGTCAGTTAGAGGGGTATTCGATAGTTCCCTGCAATACTGTGAAGGATATCAAAACGCGATATAGAGATAATGTTCGTCAGGTGTTTTTTGTTGATGACATATGTGGAAAATATACAGCAAACATCAAGTATATTGAAAACTGGATGAGAATCAAAGAATTTGTAGACTTTATTTTATGTAAGGGTCTGACAAAAATTTTAGCCACTTGTCGTACTGAAATTGTAGAACAGGAAAACGTTAAAGAAACATTAACATCTTTTCTGGAACTGTTCGATTTGACAAGAAACTATTCAGCTGAAGATAAAATGAAACTAGCTAGAAAATATCTAAAAGTGGATGACGAAATGTTTACAGATATTATAAAAAAGGTTGAGTTCTCGCCGTTAATGTGCTTTCTCTACTCTAAGCATGACGGCTTTGATGTTGATGAATTTCTGAACAGTCCATACAAAACGTTTTCTGATGAATGGGATACTTTGAAAACGTTTGACAAAGAGAAATTATGTGTCTTATTACTAAGTGTAATATACAATGGCACAATCAAAGAAACTATGTTTGATGTTCTAAACGATTTTGACAAAGAGGAAAAAAGGAAactaaaagatatttttgaatgttGCAATTTAGGTCGAGACACCCCTCGGTCCGCAATTAAAGACAAACTAAACGCTTGTGTTGGCACTTACTTTACTAAAGTAGATAGAGAATACAAAGTTATACACgataaaatgtttgattttttatgtGATTATTTTGGTAAAGCTTTAATTGCACCTATTCTTAAATATGCAGATGACAAATTAATATGTGACCGTGTACAACTAGAGTCAATAAAACAGACCCATGGTGAGTTTACAATAATCGTTCATTCGACTGATGAGCAGAAATACTTAGATAGGCTTAAAATGGaccttaaaaatagaaaattacatTGGTGTTTGAACAAtgcgcaaatgaaatataaagaatacaggATTATGTTTCGAGATATCATTAAAGATTTAGATATAGACTTGATTAGGAATTTGATCAACATCAAGGACGACAATGGGATTAATTGCTTCATTATTTCATGTTTACGTGGTTATGATGAGCTTGTTGAATTTTTTATTACTGTTGGAGCTGATGTTGACGGTCAGATTGGATTTTTCACACCATTAACAGCTGCGTGTCAGGCTGGATACTTGAAGACTGTTGAAATTCTACTGAAAGGAAGATCAAACATAGACGGTGCTAATACTGAAGGTGAAACACCACTGTATACTGCTTGTGTTGGAGGCTATTACAGTTTGGTTAACTTTCTCATAGAAAAAGAAGCCgacattaacaaacaaaataaataccGTCGCACACCTTTGTACGCTACGTGTTTAATGGGTCATGTAGCCATAGTTAGCCTTTTGGTTAATAAAGGGAAAAACGTTTTCCATAATAAAGATTCACTTATAGCTGCCTTCTTAGGTGTTAACGACACAATTGttgaaaaacttatttcaaatgaCTGCTGTGTAAATACTGTCGATATGAATGGCAAAACTGCTTTATTTATTGCATGCGAGGAAGGCTATACTGAAATCGTGAAGTTGCTTATTGAGAATAATGCTGACATTTATAAAGTCGACAGTGAGGGTAAGACGCCACTACATGCCGCATGTTGCGTTGGAAACAATGATATAGTCAGCATGTTGATGAGTAAAGATTTAGATTTGAACATGTTTGATTTAGATTTAGAAACTCCTTTACATAAAGCATGTAGGAAAGGCTCTATAGACGTAATATCAAACTTGTTGGCTTTTGGAGCAGATATTAACAAGACCAATAGAGACGTACATACTCCTGCACATATAGCAAAAACAGAGGGTAGCATTGTGGATGTACGCATTTTAAAAGCTTTAGAggaaaaagaaatagaacaaACTGAAGAGCAAAATTTAAccccaaaaaacaaaaataaagtaacAAGCGATTTGATACAGTATGGGTGGACTCCTTTATATGAAGCATGTATTAATGGCGACATAGACACTGTCAAATTACTCATCAGAAACAGGGCAGATGTGAACATGAAAACTGACTCTGATGAAATGCCTTTGGTTGCTGCTTGTCAACAAGGCCATGGCTTTTTAATACAAATGTTAATTGACGAAGGAGCTGACGTGGATGATGCCTTGTGTTGTGCTGCTCATAAAGGCTATGATAGAACGATTAAAATTCTGTTACATAAAGGTGGAAATATTGGCTATAAAGGAGTTAATGGGAAATCGCTTTTGTCATTGGCCTGTGAACAAGGTTCTACTAAGGCAGTCAAatttcttttagaaaaaggtGCGGATTTTAGAGAAATAGATGTGAAGGGGAAAACTTTGATACATGTTGCATGCAATACAGGTAGCGTTGATTTAGTGCAGATTCTATTAGACAAGGGCTTAGATCTTATCATTTGTGATAAAAACGGAAGATATCCTCTTGCGGTTTCAGTGAAGAAGGGTTTTTatgatttatcaaaatttttaattaaacaacGTTGCCCTATAGCAACATCAGAAGAAGATATAGAAACAGCTATGATGTCGGTTTTTGAGAGTGGAAATAAAGAGCTGTCAAAGTTGCTTGTAGCGAACGGTTATACTGCAAACTTATCACACTTTAATGAAACTGTTTTATATCATGCGTGTAAGTTAGAAAGACTGGAAGCAATTATTGAGATTCTCCGTAGAAAAGAGCCTACTTTGAGCGTAAAATACAAGTATGGATACACTCCTATGATATTAGCCGACATTGGCGGAAATGATGATTTATCGGAGAATCTACAAAATTCAATATGCGGTATAAGGAATTCCAACAATAGTATAGGACTAGAATATGCTTCATACAAAGAGGATCAAAAACGTTTTAACTGTATCAGACAAAATCACGTTTACACAAATGTAACTAACGGTTCTTTGAGCGTACAGGAGTATGAATATCTGTTTCGAGCATGTATGTACGGAGAAATGAAATTGGACAAATTTGAGCGACTGCTCAAAGGAAAACggcttgatttttttatcaaaccAATAGCACCCCATGTACCTATTCTGTTTGAACAAACACCGTTGTGTTTAGCCATAAGAAGAGGACATACAAAAGTAGTCAAATGTCTGATAAAACATTGCGTAGATGTGAACTTGACTTTCGAAGAATGGAGCACTAAGTATGATCGTTGCTTGTCTACGACTATTTTATATGGATATACTCCATTGTTTGCAGCATGCCAAAGAAAACATTATGAAATAGCCGATATACTTTTAGAAAGTGGAGCAAATTTAAACAAAGCTTTACATGACGCATCCCTTGAAGGTTATTTAGATACTGTAAAATTTCTTCTACAAAAAGGAGCAGATGTTAATTCAATTGGTCGGTTTGGTCAGACAGCTTTGTATGCTGCTTGTATCGGCGGAAACTATACGATAGTAAAATTCCTGATTGATCAAGGAGCTTTTATTGATACGAAAGTTAGGAGGGCAAGTATTTTAGACGAACCTACATGCATACATGCTGCATATCTGAGTGATAATCATGATATAGTTCAACTTTTAATAAATAGAGGGGCTTATGTTAATGCAGTTGGTAACTTTGGGCGAACGTTGCTGCATAAAGCGTGTAGTGACGGAAACTATAAAACTGTTGAAATACTTATTGGTAAAGGGGTGGATTTAAATGCCTCTGACATGCATGGCGCTACACCTCTAATTATGTGTGTATTACAAAATATTGAGGATAATCATGGAgaacattatttatttaattattatctTTTGGAGGAAAATGATTTAAATCAACCGCTTGAAGATTATTTTTATCAACTGCATGAAGAGTGTGTTCATGGATCAATATACAAACTTCTAACCGATAATCACTATAAAGTGATTCAACTGCTTATTGAAAATGGGGCCGATATTAATAAGGCTGATAAGAAGGACAGAACTCCGTTGTCATTAGCTAAGATGATCGGGGATGTGAAATTAACTGACATATTGTTACAAAAAGTGCCTTTATCGATTAAAAAGGATAATTCACACGGACGAAACCAGGAATCTTGA